The following proteins are encoded in a genomic region of Sorangiineae bacterium MSr12523:
- a CDS encoding SDR family oxidoreductase, translated as MNTTSRIALITGANRGIGRATALELARNGIDIVLTYNSHREEADAVVRSITELGRSAVALQLDVGKVASFGAFVEALDDALRRTWKRSTLDILINNAGLQIAQPLTEVTEEAFDRLVDVHFKGVFFLTQKLLPLLSDMASIVNISTGGTRFYNPDRAVYGAVKGAVEVMTRYLAHDLGRRGITVNAIAPGAVATDFSGGLLRDTEHVQQHIASMTPLGRHAVADDIAGAIVALLGSGNRFVTGQRIEVSGGIHL; from the coding sequence ATGAACACGACCTCTCGTATCGCTCTCATCACTGGCGCCAACCGTGGTATCGGACGCGCGACTGCCCTCGAGCTCGCACGCAACGGCATCGATATCGTCCTCACGTACAACTCCCATCGCGAGGAGGCCGACGCCGTCGTGCGATCGATCACCGAGCTTGGTCGCTCCGCGGTGGCTCTCCAACTCGACGTCGGCAAGGTTGCATCGTTCGGAGCCTTCGTCGAAGCCTTGGACGATGCTCTCCGGCGCACGTGGAAAAGGTCCACGCTCGACATTCTGATCAACAATGCCGGCCTTCAGATTGCGCAGCCGTTGACCGAGGTCACCGAGGAGGCCTTCGATCGCCTCGTCGACGTGCACTTCAAGGGCGTTTTCTTCCTCACGCAGAAGCTGTTGCCGCTTCTCTCGGACATGGCATCCATCGTCAACATTTCCACCGGCGGTACCCGCTTCTACAACCCGGATCGTGCCGTCTACGGCGCCGTGAAGGGAGCCGTCGAGGTGATGACCCGCTACCTAGCCCACGATCTCGGACGTCGCGGGATCACGGTCAATGCCATTGCGCCCGGCGCGGTCGCCACGGACTTCAGCGGCGGCCTACTGCGCGATACGGAGCACGTCCAGCAGCATATTGCGTCCATGACCCCGCTCGGCCGTCACGCCGTCGCCGATGATATCGCTGGTGCGATCGTCGCATTGCTCGGGTCGGGCAATCGATTCGTCACCGGACAGCGCATCGAGGTCTCGGGAGGGATTCACCTGTGA
- a CDS encoding aminotransferase class I/II-fold pyridoxal phosphate-dependent enzyme, with protein sequence MPDGNALPSIPVPRHLHSIRYEIRGPLARRAWEMERQGLEIIKLNIGNPASFGFRTPEAMRRAIVDNLGDAEQYVHQKGIFSAREAVVAESQSKGVHGVTVDDVFLGNGVSELILMCLEALLEPGDEVLVPSPDYPLWTAAVSLTGARAVHYPCRSEHEFCPDPEEVARLITPRTKALVLINPNNPTGAVYPARVVEALVRLAERHGIVLFSDEIYDRILYDGAKHVPVATLCRDTLCATFGGLSKVYRACGYRVGWATFSGRKSHASSYLQTVELLASLRLCSNVPGQWAVQTALGGHQSIYDLTAPEGRLGRQRTAVLEGVKRSKYLQLVPPAGSLYGFIRVNRERLPKFDDNAFAMALLEEKKVLVVPGSSFNVDYTDHFRTTILPHEDTLKDVFARIEDLLDGWAATAP encoded by the coding sequence ATGCCCGACGGAAACGCACTTCCATCCATCCCCGTTCCACGCCACCTACACTCGATCCGCTACGAGATCCGCGGCCCCCTCGCCCGACGCGCTTGGGAGATGGAGCGGCAAGGGCTCGAGATCATCAAGCTGAACATCGGCAACCCGGCCTCGTTCGGCTTTCGCACGCCGGAAGCCATGCGGCGCGCCATCGTCGACAACTTGGGTGACGCCGAGCAGTACGTGCATCAAAAGGGCATTTTCTCCGCGCGCGAGGCCGTCGTGGCCGAGTCGCAATCGAAGGGCGTTCACGGCGTCACCGTGGATGACGTCTTCCTCGGCAACGGCGTCTCGGAGTTGATCCTGATGTGCCTCGAGGCGCTGCTCGAGCCAGGTGACGAGGTGCTGGTCCCCTCGCCCGACTATCCTCTATGGACGGCGGCCGTTTCCCTCACCGGCGCGCGCGCGGTCCATTACCCGTGCCGCTCCGAGCACGAGTTTTGTCCCGATCCCGAGGAAGTGGCCCGCCTCATCACACCGCGCACGAAGGCGCTGGTGCTCATCAACCCGAACAACCCCACCGGTGCGGTGTACCCCGCGCGCGTGGTGGAGGCGCTGGTGCGACTCGCCGAGAGGCACGGCATCGTGCTGTTCTCCGACGAGATTTACGACCGCATCCTGTACGACGGTGCGAAGCACGTGCCCGTGGCCACACTCTGCCGGGACACGCTGTGCGCCACGTTCGGCGGTCTTTCCAAGGTATACCGCGCTTGCGGCTACCGCGTGGGCTGGGCGACCTTCAGCGGGCGCAAGTCGCACGCATCGAGCTACCTGCAAACCGTGGAGCTCCTCGCCTCGCTGCGCCTTTGCAGCAACGTGCCCGGCCAGTGGGCCGTGCAGACCGCCCTCGGCGGGCATCAGAGCATTTACGATTTGACGGCGCCGGAGGGGCGGCTCGGTCGCCAGCGCACCGCCGTACTGGAGGGCGTCAAGCGCTCGAAGTACCTACAGCTGGTGCCGCCGGCGGGCTCGCTGTACGGGTTCATCCGCGTGAATCGCGAGCGGCTGCCCAAGTTCGACGACAACGCCTTTGCCATGGCGTTGCTCGAGGAGAAGAAGGTGCTCGTCGTCCCTGGTTCGAGCTTCAATGTCGACTACACGGATCACTTCCGAACCACGATTCTCCCGCACGAAGATACGTTGAAGGACGTCTTCGCCCGCATCGAGGATCTGCTCGACGGGTGGGCCGCAACCGCACCGTGA
- a CDS encoding SDR family oxidoreductase — MKKLHGKVALVTGSSRGIGRAIAERYGSLGANVVVNYSNGAHQARETVEAIERGGAKAVAVQADISKVADLDRLFATAIETFGRLDIVVASAGIELVGQPVLDFTETDFDRLFSINAKGAFFTLQRAAKHVADQGRIIYIGTSNTAYPLPGRALYGGSKIGAQFLVEVLAKEIGARGVTVNSILPTAIEGAGVFTGGVREEIRQFVQSFRPIQRMGTMDDIANAAEYLASDLASFVSGQHLLISGGAPA, encoded by the coding sequence ATGAAAAAGCTTCATGGCAAAGTGGCTCTCGTCACCGGATCCAGCCGCGGGATCGGGCGCGCCATTGCGGAGCGCTACGGTTCCCTCGGCGCAAACGTCGTCGTCAACTATTCGAACGGCGCGCACCAAGCGCGCGAGACCGTGGAGGCCATCGAGCGGGGCGGGGCGAAGGCGGTGGCCGTGCAGGCCGATATCTCCAAAGTCGCCGATCTGGATCGACTCTTCGCCACCGCGATCGAGACCTTCGGCCGCCTCGATATCGTCGTGGCCAGCGCCGGCATCGAATTGGTCGGCCAACCGGTGCTCGACTTCACCGAAACCGACTTCGACCGACTCTTCTCCATCAATGCGAAGGGCGCATTTTTCACCCTTCAGCGTGCCGCGAAGCATGTCGCGGACCAGGGACGCATCATCTACATCGGTACCAGCAATACCGCGTATCCGCTCCCCGGTCGCGCGCTCTATGGCGGCAGCAAAATCGGCGCGCAGTTTCTCGTCGAGGTTTTGGCAAAGGAGATCGGCGCCCGCGGGGTGACGGTCAACTCCATTCTGCCAACGGCCATCGAGGGCGCGGGCGTCTTCACCGGCGGTGTCCGAGAAGAAATTCGGCAATTCGTCCAATCGTTCCGGCCCATTCAGCGAATGGGCACCATGGACGACATCGCCAATGCCGCCGAGTACCTCGCCAGCGATCTCGCGAGCTTCGTGAGCGGGCAGCATCTCCTCATCAGCGGCGGCGCCCCCGCGTGA